From the genome of Triticum aestivum cultivar Chinese Spring chromosome 3B, IWGSC CS RefSeq v2.1, whole genome shotgun sequence, one region includes:
- the LOC123070163 gene encoding myosin IC heavy chain, with protein sequence MDRFRPLRRIQVEPERADPPPPPPAVAIGEAAEMVPAAGMLMGAKVRRRAAVYRDCKGDYIGVHSDPCLAKILSKQGDNKVLFADKVLKFTQSGKMKRRILVITDFALYLVDPDADILKRRIALAAVDKLCISKLSDNFFAIIVPTEYDCLMASTRKKEIVDVIVKAIKSTSEYEPEVASSNRFEYHAAAEVIKEVEFEEADGSVKTRITLKEKP encoded by the exons ATGGATCGATTCCGGCCTCTCAGGCGGATCCAGGTGGAGCCCGAGCGCGCTGACCCGCCCCCTCCCCCGCCGGCGGTGGCAATCGGCGAAGCGGCGGAAATGGTTCCCGCGGCCGGGATGCTCATGGGTGCCAAGGTGCGGCGCCGCGCGGCCGTCTACCGCGACTGCAAGGGCGACTACATCGGCGTGCACAGCGACCCGTGCCTGGCCAAGATCCTGTCCAAGCAAG GGGATAACAAAGTTCTATTTGCGGACAAGGTGTTGAAGTTCACTCAGTCAGGAAAGATGAAAAGGCGCATCCTTGTGATCACAGACTTTGCTCTCTACCTTGTCGACCCTGATGCTGATATATTGAAGAGAAGAATAGCACTTGCAGCTGTTGATAAGCTATGTATAAGCAAGCTCAGTGATAACTTCTTCGCAATCATTGTGCCGACCGAGTATGATTGTTTAATGGCCagcactagaaagaaagaaattgtTGATGTTATAGTTAAGGCTATCAAGAGCACATCTGAGTATGAACCTGAGGTGGCTTCCTCTAACAG GTTTGAGTACCATGCTGCTGCCGAAGTGATTAAAGAAGTTGAATTTGAAGAAGCTGATG GAAGCGTTAAAACTAGGATCACCCTCAAGGAGAAGCCATGA